A segment of the Streptomyces pactum genome:
CCGCCGCCATCCGCGACGCGGTCGTGGAGGGACTGCGCGACGGCACCCTCGTCGCCCCGCACCACCGCACCCGCACCGCCGGAGTCGCCCTGGTGGGCGGCGGACCCGGCGACCCGGACCTGATCACCGTCCGCGGCCGCCGCCTGCTCGCCGAGGCCGACGTCGTCATCGCCGACCGGCTGGGCCCGCGCGACCTGCTCGCCGAGCTGCCGCCGCACGTCGAGGTCATCGACGCGGCCAAGATCCCGTACGGCCGTTTCATGGCCCAGGAGGCCATCAACAACGCGCTGATCGAGCACGCCAAGCAGGGCAAGGCGGTCGTACGGCTGAAGGGCGGCGACCCGTTCGTCTTCGGCCGGGGCATGGAGGAGGCGCGGGCACTGGCCGAGGCGGGCATCCCGTGCACCGTCGTCCCCGGCATCTCCAGCTCCATCTCGGTCCCCGGCGCGGCCGGCATCCCGGTCACCCACCGGGGCGTCGCCCACGAGTTCACCGTGGTCAGCGGGCACGTCGCCCCCGACGACGAGCGCTCCCTGGTCGACTGGTCGTCTCTGGCGAAGCTCACCGGCACGCTCGTGATCCTCATGGGCGTCGACAAGATCGGCAAGATCGCCGAGACCCTCGTCGCACACGGCAGGTCGCCCGGGACCCCGGTCGCCCTCGTCCAGGAGGGCACGACGGCCGCGCAGCGCCGGGTGGACGCCACCCTCGCCACGGTCGCCGAGACGGTCGTCGCGCAGGAGGTCAGGCCGCCCGCCGTCATCGTCGTCGGCGAGGTCGTCGGCGTCGGCCCGCACGGGACGGCGTGACATGGCCGGCCCCATCACCATCGACGATCCCGACGACCCCCGCCTGCACGACTACACCGGCCTGACCGACGTCGAACTGCGCCGCAGGCGCGAGCCCGCCGAGGGCCTGTTCATCGCCGAGGGCGAGAAGGTCATCCGGCGCGCCGGCGAGGCGGGCTACGCGATGCGGTCGATGCTGCTCTCCGCCAAGTGGGTCGACACGATGCGCGACATCATCGACGAGGCACCGGCCCCGGTGTACGTCGTCGACCCGGCGCTCGCCGAACGGGTCACCGGCTACCACGTCCACCGCGGCGCGCTCGCCTCCATGCGGCGCAAGCCGCTGCCGACGGCGGCCGGCCTCCTGGTGTCCGCCCGCCGCGTCGTCGTCATGGAGTCGGTCAACGACCACACCAACATCGGCGCGATCTTCCGCTCCGCCGCCGCCCTCGGCATGGACGCGGTCCTGCTCTCCCCGGACTGCGCGGACCCCCTGTACCGGCGCAGCGTGAAAGTTTCCATGGGCGCCGTCTTCTCCGTCCCGTACGCCCGCCTCGACACCTGGCCGGCCGGCCTGGAGACGGTCCGCGAGGCGGGCTTCACGCTCCTCGCCCTCACCCCCGACGACCGGGCCAAGGCCCTCGACGAGGTCGCCCCGCACCGGATGCACCGGGTGGCCCTCATGCTGGGCGCCGAGGGGAACGGCCTGTCCCGGCGGGCCCTCGCGGCGTCCGACGACTGGGTCCGCATCCCGATGTCCCACGGCGTCGACTCCCTCAACGTGGGCGCGGCGGCAGCGGTCGCCTTCTACGCGGTGGCGACGGGCCGGCCTTCGGCGTAGGGCCCGTCCGCCGGGCCGGATTGCACGCGGGCGCGGGGCGCGGGCGCGGGGCTCGTCGGCGGGCCTTGTCCCGGTTGCGGCGGCGTGCTGGACGCGTCGGGGTTGTGCCCGTCCGGTCGCTGCCGTGACGGAAGGGTGTGTCGGCGGGCCTTCTCCCGGCGTGGGTGCGGTTGGACGGCCGAGGGTGTGCCCGTCCGGTCGTTGCCGTGACCGAGGGGTGTGCCGGCGGGCCGTTCCCTCGGCCGCGGAGGTGCCATCGAGCCGTTCCCTCAGCCCGGGGTGCGCCACCGCGCCGTACCCCGGCCGAGCGTGTGCCGACGAGCCGTTCCCCCATCAGAGGAGCCCGCCCGCGTGGCCGACGTGCCTGGCGTCCGGCCGGTGGGCGGCCGTCGGCCACGTCCGCGACGCGCCTACAGCCCGGGCGCCCGGCGTCCGGGAGCGTCGCTCCGCACGTCCACCTGTAGCACCCGCTCCTGCCCCTGCTGCGTCCGTACGCCGTCCCGGTCGTTGCCGCCGAGGCCCCGCGCCGGCCCCTGGCAGCCCTGCGCGGCGGCGATGCCCAGCGCGACCAGCAGCGTCACGACCACGAACACGAACAGACGCTGCCGCAACAGCCGGGGATTCGCGGGCCGTCGCCAACGGGTCCCCGTGGTCCTCGGCGCCGTACGGCCGGCTCCGCTGCGCGGCGCGGGCCTGCCGCCGCTGTTGCGGGAGGTGTTCCGGCCGGTGGTGTCGCGGGACGCGGGCGTGGGCCGGGACCCGGACCGCGCCCCACCGCCGCGCGAGGCGCTGTCGCCCCGGCCCGCGGATCCGTTGCGGGACGGCGTGCCACCGCGGGAGGGTGCGCCGCCGCGCGCGGACGCCGGGCCCCGGCCCCCCGACGTGCTCCGCGGCGCGGGGGTGCCCGGTGCGCCCGGCCGGCCCTGCGGACGCCGCTGAGTACGCTCCGGGTAGGTGTCGGCGAGCCGTCCCGTGGGCAGGTCCGCCTCCGCGCTGCGCGGCGCGGGCGGCCGTACGTCGGCCAGCCCCTGGGCCTCCCGCGCGGCGATCTCCTTCAGCCGCAGCGACAACTGCAGCGTGCTGGGGCGCTCCTCGGGGTCCTTGGCCAGGCATGCCCGCACCAGCGGCGCGAGGGCGTCGGGAACCCCGTGGAGCTGGGCCTCCTCGTGCACCACGCGGTACAGCATCACCTCGGAACTGCCGTGCCCGAAGGGCGAGTCGCCCATCGACGCGTACGCCAGAGTGGCCCCGAGCGAGAACACGTCCGTGGCCGGTGTGACCGCCGCCCCGCGCACCTGCTCCGGCGCGAGGAACCCGGGGGAGCCGACCGCGGTGCCGACGTGCGTGAGCGTCGAGGCCCCCGTGGCCCAGGCGATGCCGAAGTCGATGATGCGCGGCCCCTTCGGGGACAGCAGGATGTTGGACGGCTTCAGGTCCCGGTGCACCACCCCGGCCTCGTGCACCGCGACCAGTCCCTCGGAGAGGGCGGCGCCCACGGCGGCGACGTCAGCCGCGCCGAGCGGGCCCCCGTCGACGACCTTGTCGTGCAGGGAGGGGCCGGGCACGTACTGCGTGGCGAACCAGGGCCGGTCCGCGTCCAGGTCCGCGGCGACCAGCCGCGCGGTGCAGCCACCGCGGATCCGCCGTGCCGCCGAGACCTCACGGGCGAACCGCGACCGGAACTCCTGGTCCTCGGCCAGGTCCGGCCGGATGACTTTCAGCGCGACCCGCTGCCCCTTCTTGTCGGAGCCCAGGTAGACCACGCCCATCCCACCCGCGCCGAGCCGCCTGTGAAGCCTGAACGAGCCGACGACGCGCGGGTCCTCGCGCCTCAGGCGCATCATCGCCATGTTCATCCCCGCTGCCCGGTCCCTGTGACGAGCCACAGCTTACGTTTCCACAGCCGCCCGCGCGCAGAGGCCGCGCCCTCTCGCAACGACGGATTGTCAGTGCCGGGTGCGAGAGTTGAGGGGCGGTCAGGGAACGGAAGGGCGAGCTTGCCCCGACCCGCACGGTTCCCCAACCGCGCCCCATGGGGCGGCGATTGGACCGGGAGAGGAGAAGCTGGTGGCGGCGCCAAAGGACGCCGGGGAGGCGCCCCGTGCCTGCGGCGTGGTGGCCGACGAGGCCGTGCACAGGGCGGAGACGGGGGTGCGTACGGAACCGGCGGAAGTGAGCGAAGTCACCGGACGGCGCGGAGATACCGGGGCACGGCGGGCGCCCCCTCCGGGAAGACCCCGAGACCCAGGTCCCGGTCTCCACCCAGGGGAGTACACCGCTGGTCATGGCTCATCCTCCGGGAGGCCCGGCAATCGGTACGAGGGCATGACGTCCGGGGAGCGCCGGACGCCTAGATTTGAGGTCAAGCGGCGGGTGCAGCACTCGTCCCCCGAGGTCAGACGCCCGCCGCTGCCAAAGACAACGGAACCGGTCAGGAGAGGGACCATGGCCCAGACGGCACCGCGGACGCTGGTCCGCACACGGCAAAGCCGCCGTCAGGGACGTCGCCACCCCGTGGTGGCGACGCTCATGGCCCTGCCCCTGGCGGCCCTGCTCCTCCTCGTCTTCGACGGGTGGGAGACAGTGGCCACACAGGCGTCGTCCGTGGGTGTGATGCTGGGGCGCTGAGCGGCGACCCCAGGCCCGGAAGAGCGGTCCGGGCGGGGACATCCACCCATGAAACCCCGTGGGGACGGGGGTGCGGCGGACGGCAAAATGCCGGCGTAGCTGGGGAGCTGCGCCGGCATTGCTTTTCCCCGGACCGAGGACCTTCGGGCTCACGGCCTCCAGGGCTGACGGCCTCCCGGGCCCGCGGGGCGAGGGCGGGCGGACGACCCCTGCGTACCCTCACCCCGTGACAACGGACCACCTCCTGCCCGCCCTGACAGCCCGCGTCAGGGCAACGGCGCACGCCCGCACCCCGGCCTGCCCCTGCGGCGCGGCCACGGCCGCGGACGGCGCTGCCTCCACCGCCGCGGACCGTCCCGTCTCCACCGCCGCGGACGGCGCTGCCTCCACCGCCGCG
Coding sequences within it:
- the cobA gene encoding uroporphyrinogen-III C-methyltransferase, translated to MAEHPAYPVGLRLTGRRVVVLGGGQVAQRRLPALIAAGADVRLVSPEATPSVEAMADAGEIAWERRPYAEGDLADAWYALIATSDTDANAAASAEAERHRVWCVRSDDADQATAWTPATGHSEGVTVAVLTTDARGRDPRHTAAIRDAVVEGLRDGTLVAPHHRTRTAGVALVGGGPGDPDLITVRGRRLLAEADVVIADRLGPRDLLAELPPHVEVIDAAKIPYGRFMAQEAINNALIEHAKQGKAVVRLKGGDPFVFGRGMEEARALAEAGIPCTVVPGISSSISVPGAAGIPVTHRGVAHEFTVVSGHVAPDDERSLVDWSSLAKLTGTLVILMGVDKIGKIAETLVAHGRSPGTPVALVQEGTTAAQRRVDATLATVAETVVAQEVRPPAVIVVGEVVGVGPHGTA
- a CDS encoding TrmH family RNA methyltransferase, which produces MAGPITIDDPDDPRLHDYTGLTDVELRRRREPAEGLFIAEGEKVIRRAGEAGYAMRSMLLSAKWVDTMRDIIDEAPAPVYVVDPALAERVTGYHVHRGALASMRRKPLPTAAGLLVSARRVVVMESVNDHTNIGAIFRSAAALGMDAVLLSPDCADPLYRRSVKVSMGAVFSVPYARLDTWPAGLETVREAGFTLLALTPDDRAKALDEVAPHRMHRVALMLGAEGNGLSRRALAASDDWVRIPMSHGVDSLNVGAAAAVAFYAVATGRPSA
- a CDS encoding serine/threonine protein kinase, producing MNMAMMRLRREDPRVVGSFRLHRRLGAGGMGVVYLGSDKKGQRVALKVIRPDLAEDQEFRSRFAREVSAARRIRGGCTARLVAADLDADRPWFATQYVPGPSLHDKVVDGGPLGAADVAAVGAALSEGLVAVHEAGVVHRDLKPSNILLSPKGPRIIDFGIAWATGASTLTHVGTAVGSPGFLAPEQVRGAAVTPATDVFSLGATLAYASMGDSPFGHGSSEVMLYRVVHEEAQLHGVPDALAPLVRACLAKDPEERPSTLQLSLRLKEIAAREAQGLADVRPPAPRSAEADLPTGRLADTYPERTQRRPQGRPGAPGTPAPRSTSGGRGPASARGGAPSRGGTPSRNGSAGRGDSASRGGGARSGSRPTPASRDTTGRNTSRNSGGRPAPRSGAGRTAPRTTGTRWRRPANPRLLRQRLFVFVVVTLLVALGIAAAQGCQGPARGLGGNDRDGVRTQQGQERVLQVDVRSDAPGRRAPGL